The window TCGGCCGCCGGGACGTACACCCTGCGTTCGCAGGTCCGGTCCCTGGTGGCTCCCACCTCGCAGTAGACGCAGTCCATGGAACAGATTCGGTCGCCGAGCAGATCGAGTCCGAGGGAGCGGCCGAGCCGTCCGCTCATTACCGGGCCGAAGACGTATTTGTATGCCATGTCGCGTCGCGTTCCTTGCAGTGGGTATTCCGTAACCCTTGCCAGCTTATTAAGTACCGTTGCGATTCTGTCAAGCGCGTCGGTGATATCCGTCCGGTTGGAATTAAATAATGGTTCCCACGGCGGGACTTGCGTAGGTTGGGGCAGATTCTCGTCGCCAGGAGGAGCCTGTCGTGTTTGAAGTAGTCCTTTCAACCCTGAGATTTTGCGCCATCGGCCTGGCCTTGTGGCTTTTTATCCGCGTCGACAGGAGCGTCAGCTACGGTCGGCGCGGTTTTTTGTTTATCAAACTGGGCTTTTTGGTGTTTTTGTTCGCGAACTTTCTGGAGATCGCCGAAGCGTTGAATATTCCGGCTTGGACCGAGCTCGGCGGTTCCGGCCTGCGCGTCTACCTGGTCGATATGGGCGGCAGGCTGGGCGGGGCTGTCCTGCTGCTGATCGGGCTGTGGCGCTGGCTGCCGTCCATCCGGACCATGGGCGAGGTCCAGGAGAGGCTGGACCGGGCAAAGGCCGACCTGGAAGAGCATTTCCTGGCCCGGACCAGGGAGCTTGAGGAGGAAGTGGGACGCCGGTGCCGCGCAGAGACCGAGGGACGCATGTCGGAAGAGCGCCGCCGCATTCTGTTCGAGAACAGCCCTGTGGGCATCTCCCACGGTTTCATCGGCGGACGGTTCGTGGAGCGCAACATGGCCTTCGTCCGGATGCTCGGCTACGATTCCCCCGAGGAAATGGCCCGGGTTCAGGCGCTGGAAGGCGACACCTTTTCCCATGTGGTCGAGCCCGAGGACGTGGAGCTCATCGTGGAGCGGACGCGGACCGAAGATTTCATTCAGGGGCTGGTCGTTCGTATGCGGCGCAAGGATGGGGCCGTGCGCTGGGTTCGTCTGGACATAGCCATGGCCAGGGACCGGCATGGGAAGAACTATTATTTTTACGCGTTCGCCCTGGACGTGACCGAACGCAAGGAGCACGCCGACGGACTGGAGCGGGCCAGGCGGCGTTTGAAGAGCATCCTCGACACCCTGCCCGTGGGCGTCTTTGTGGTTGATGTCGAAACGCGAACCTTGATTAGTGCGAACCCCATGGCCCTGCGCATGAGCGGATATTCTCTCGGCGAGCTGGTCGGGAAGCCCTGCCGGGGGATTCTATGCGGCGACAATTCCCTGTGCCCCGTGTTCAATGGGGAAGGCGGCGCGTGCGTGGACGAGAATTGGCTGACGGCCAAGGACGGCGGGCGGCTGCCGGTGTTCAAAAGTATGGTCGCCACCACGGTGGACGGCAGGGAGAGCCTGGTGGTAAGCCTGCTGGACATCTCCGAGCAAAAGCGGCTGGAAGATCTGCGCGAGGACGTGAACCGCATCGTGGTTCACGATCTCAAGGCCCCTGTCATCGGTGTCGTCAACGTGTGCCGGTATCTGCTCCTGGAAGAGGAGGGCATGGACGCCGAGTTGCGCGAGATGCTTCAGGCCATCGAGTTCCAGGCGGAAAAGGCGTTACGCATGATCGCCCTGTCCCTGGATCTCTACAAGATCGAGATCGGCACCTACGCCTACGAGCCGGAGTCCATTGATCTCATGGACGTGGTGCGGCAGGTCCGGGCCAATCTGGCCGCCACGGCTGAGGGCAGGGGACTGGCCGTGGAGGTCCTGCTCGACGGTTCGCCGGACGCCGGGGGCGAATTGTTCGTCCCGGCCAACGCGCTGCTGCTTGAGTCCATGGTCGGCAACCTCCTGCTCAACGCGCTGGAGGCGGCTCCGAGGGACGGAGCGGTCTCTGTCCACGCGGAGACGGGCGACCCCGCGGTCCTGACCATCGACAACTCCGGCGCCGTACCCGCCGAACTGCGCGACTCGTTCTTCGACAAGTACGCCACCGGCGGCAAGAAGGGCGGGACCGGACTCGGGACCTATTCGGCCCGGCTGGCGGCCTCGGCCATGGGCGGAGACATCGGGCTTTCAGTCTCGGACGAGGAGGACAAAACCTCCGTCCGGGTGACGCTGCCGGGCGCGTGAACCCCCTTTCCCTTGACTTCCGGCCTCGCGAACCGTACTCAGGGCCATCATTTTCAGGAGGCATATAATTTATGATCGAACCGGGAAAGCTCATTCTGCTCATCAGCCACAAGGGCAAGCGCTACCTGCGCAAACTCGAGGCGGGCGGCGAGGTCCACACCCATGATGGCAAGCTGCTCATGGACGAAGTGGCCGAAGCCGGATACGGCCAGTACGTCGAGACCCACCTCGGCAAGTCCTATCTCGTGCTCAAGCCCACCCTGCATGATCTCATCAAGGGCGTGAAGCGCCAGACGCAGATCATGTACCCCAAGGAGATCGGCTACCTGATGATGAAGCTGGGCATCGGTCCCGGTTCCACGGTCATCGAGTCCGGCACCGGCTCCGGCGGCCTGACCACCGCCCTGGCCTGGTTCGTCGGCGATACCGGAAAGGTCATCACCTACGAGCGGCGCGCGGATTTCTACAAGCTGGCGGGCAAGAACCTGGAACGGGTCGGCCTGGCCGACCGCGTGGAGCAGGTCAACCGCAATATCGAAGACGGTTTCCTGCATTCCGGGGCGGACGCCCTGTTCCTGGACGTGCGCACCCCCTGGGAATATCTCCATTCCATTCCGGAAGCGGTCATCCCCGGTGCCATGTGCGGTTTCCTGCTGCCCACGGTGAACCAGGTTTCCGATCTGCTGCGCGGCCTTGAGGACGGCCCCTTCGCCGATCTGGAAGTTCTCGAGATCCTGGTCCGCCGCTGGAAGCCCGTGGCCGACCGGCTGCGTCCGGACGATCGCATGGTGGCTCAC of the Desulfovibrio sp. Fe33 genome contains:
- a CDS encoding tRNA (adenine-N1)-methyltransferase, which translates into the protein MIEPGKLILLISHKGKRYLRKLEAGGEVHTHDGKLLMDEVAEAGYGQYVETHLGKSYLVLKPTLHDLIKGVKRQTQIMYPKEIGYLMMKLGIGPGSTVIESGTGSGGLTTALAWFVGDTGKVITYERRADFYKLAGKNLERVGLADRVEQVNRNIEDGFLHSGADALFLDVRTPWEYLHSIPEAVIPGAMCGFLLPTVNQVSDLLRGLEDGPFADLEVLEILVRRWKPVADRLRPDDRMVAHTGFLVFARYMEPPVSRPRPEAVPAEDDAFAEGPVSEELPGEAFPDDDPDALEV
- a CDS encoding PAS domain-containing sensor histidine kinase, translating into MFEVVLSTLRFCAIGLALWLFIRVDRSVSYGRRGFLFIKLGFLVFLFANFLEIAEALNIPAWTELGGSGLRVYLVDMGGRLGGAVLLLIGLWRWLPSIRTMGEVQERLDRAKADLEEHFLARTRELEEEVGRRCRAETEGRMSEERRRILFENSPVGISHGFIGGRFVERNMAFVRMLGYDSPEEMARVQALEGDTFSHVVEPEDVELIVERTRTEDFIQGLVVRMRRKDGAVRWVRLDIAMARDRHGKNYYFYAFALDVTERKEHADGLERARRRLKSILDTLPVGVFVVDVETRTLISANPMALRMSGYSLGELVGKPCRGILCGDNSLCPVFNGEGGACVDENWLTAKDGGRLPVFKSMVATTVDGRESLVVSLLDISEQKRLEDLREDVNRIVVHDLKAPVIGVVNVCRYLLLEEEGMDAELREMLQAIEFQAEKALRMIALSLDLYKIEIGTYAYEPESIDLMDVVRQVRANLAATAEGRGLAVEVLLDGSPDAGGELFVPANALLLESMVGNLLLNALEAAPRDGAVSVHAETGDPAVLTIDNSGAVPAELRDSFFDKYATGGKKGGTGLGTYSARLAASAMGGDIGLSVSDEEDKTSVRVTLPGA